One segment of Marinobacter sediminum DNA contains the following:
- the selD gene encoding selenide, water dikinase SelD: protein MRTPDQPVLRDIVLIGGGHSHVGVLKRFAMNPVPGVRLTLICRDTHTPYSGMLPGYVAGHYTYDDVHIDLSKLAEYAGARFYRDEAIGIDKDRKHVICRNRPDVPYDILSINIGSSPRVNDVEGASEYAVPVKPITGFNNRWLSLLSRIENHDGPLTVGVVGAGAGGVELTLAMQFRLQNELKQRGKDPDQLHFHLFDAADEILPTHNPKVREVFRKALSDRGVKVHLGSAVKKVEQGFLLTESGQNLQTDEVLWVTRAGGPAWLADTGLELDDGLFIRVRDTLQTENDDNIFAAGDIANVVNHPREKAGVFAVRQGRPLADNLRRVALGKTAKDFHPQKKWLALISTGNKFAVASRGDVQFAGSWVWRWKDWIDRRFMKKFTDLPPMEDDAKLPDTGAAQNAEEASQAISAVAMRCGGCGAKVGSTVLSRALGELKPIEREDIIIGLHAPDDAAVLRVPPGKAVVHTVDFFRAFIDDPYVFGQVAANHSLGDVFAMGAEAQSATAVATVPYGIESKVEDVVFQMMSGAVEVLNEAGCALVGGHTGEGKELALGFAVNGLIDPEEVMSKGGLRAGDVLILTKPIGTGTLFAAHARLAARGRWVDSALASMIQSNKLGAECLRRHGAKACTDVTGFGLLGHLVEMTRPSGVDAELDLSAIPVLPGAEETAAAGILSSLQPANIRLRRGIRDQEKWINHPRYPLIFDPQTAGGLLASVSADQAEACVRELKALGYPHTAIIGRVTAQDMAGAIEPISLKD, encoded by the coding sequence ATGCGAACGCCTGACCAGCCTGTATTACGGGACATTGTCCTGATTGGCGGCGGGCACAGCCACGTCGGGGTACTGAAGCGGTTTGCTATGAACCCTGTCCCCGGCGTGCGTCTGACCCTGATCTGCCGTGATACCCACACGCCCTACTCCGGAATGCTGCCCGGCTATGTTGCCGGCCACTACACCTATGACGACGTCCACATTGATCTGAGCAAACTGGCTGAATATGCCGGCGCGCGTTTTTACCGTGACGAAGCCATTGGCATCGACAAGGATCGCAAGCACGTTATTTGCCGAAACCGGCCCGATGTTCCATACGATATTCTGTCCATCAATATCGGCTCTTCGCCCCGGGTGAACGATGTTGAAGGTGCGTCAGAATATGCGGTTCCGGTGAAGCCGATAACCGGGTTCAACAATCGTTGGCTCTCACTGCTGTCACGCATCGAAAATCATGATGGGCCACTTACCGTTGGGGTTGTTGGTGCTGGTGCCGGCGGCGTTGAATTAACACTCGCGATGCAGTTCCGGCTGCAAAACGAATTGAAACAACGTGGCAAAGATCCTGACCAACTGCATTTTCACCTTTTTGATGCTGCCGACGAGATTCTTCCCACTCACAACCCAAAAGTCCGCGAGGTTTTCCGTAAAGCGCTCTCTGACCGGGGGGTTAAGGTACATCTCGGGTCTGCGGTCAAAAAGGTTGAGCAGGGCTTCTTGCTGACAGAGTCCGGGCAAAACCTTCAGACCGATGAGGTGCTGTGGGTGACAAGGGCCGGTGGCCCCGCATGGCTCGCCGATACAGGACTCGAGCTTGATGATGGCCTGTTTATTCGTGTTCGGGATACGCTGCAAACCGAGAACGACGACAATATTTTTGCGGCGGGTGATATTGCCAATGTGGTTAATCACCCTCGGGAAAAAGCAGGCGTCTTTGCCGTTCGTCAGGGGCGGCCGCTGGCCGACAATCTCAGGCGCGTGGCTCTGGGCAAAACAGCAAAAGATTTCCATCCTCAGAAAAAATGGCTGGCATTGATCAGCACTGGCAACAAGTTTGCGGTCGCTTCCCGTGGCGACGTGCAATTTGCTGGTTCCTGGGTATGGCGCTGGAAAGACTGGATCGATCGACGGTTCATGAAGAAGTTCACAGACCTTCCGCCCATGGAAGACGACGCCAAACTGCCCGATACCGGCGCAGCCCAGAACGCCGAAGAGGCGTCGCAGGCTATTTCGGCCGTTGCCATGCGTTGCGGCGGCTGCGGTGCAAAGGTTGGGAGCACGGTGCTATCCAGGGCCCTCGGTGAGCTCAAGCCGATAGAGCGGGAAGACATCATTATCGGTTTGCACGCCCCGGATGATGCCGCCGTACTTCGGGTTCCGCCTGGTAAGGCGGTGGTCCACACGGTGGACTTCTTCCGTGCCTTTATTGACGACCCTTATGTGTTTGGTCAGGTTGCAGCCAATCATAGCCTGGGCGACGTTTTTGCCATGGGTGCAGAAGCCCAAAGCGCCACGGCAGTCGCAACTGTTCCTTACGGCATCGAATCAAAAGTGGAGGACGTGGTCTTCCAGATGATGTCGGGTGCCGTAGAAGTGTTGAATGAGGCTGGATGTGCATTGGTGGGAGGCCACACAGGAGAAGGCAAGGAATTGGCTCTTGGTTTTGCCGTAAACGGCCTGATCGACCCTGAAGAGGTGATGAGCAAGGGTGGCCTGCGGGCCGGTGATGTTTTGATCCTGACCAAACCGATTGGTACTGGCACCCTGTTTGCCGCCCATGCCCGGCTTGCGGCCAGGGGCAGATGGGTTGATTCGGCCCTCGCTTCGATGATCCAGTCAAATAAGCTGGGCGCAGAATGCCTTCGCCGGCATGGTGCCAAAGCGTGTACGGACGTCACCGGGTTTGGTTTGCTGGGCCATCTTGTCGAAATGACCCGCCCGTCCGGCGTGGATGCGGAACTGGACCTGTCGGCTATCCCGGTATTACCGGGCGCGGAGGAGACGGCAGCTGCCGGCATTCTGAGTTCGCTGCAGCCGGCCAATATCCGGCTTCGCCGCGGCATTCGGGATCAGGAAAAGTGGATCAATCATCCGCGGTACCCACTGATCTTTGACCCCCAGACTGCCGGAGGCCTCCTGGCGAGCGTTTCCGCCGACCAGGCAGAGGCCTGCGTCCGCGAACTGAAAGCACTTGGCTATCCTCATACCGCGATTATTGGTCGGGTAACTGCCCAGGACATGGCAGGGGCTATCGAGCCGATTTCGTTGAAAGACTGA
- a CDS encoding helix-hairpin-helix domain-containing protein gives MAKKAKQSVDKVVKKVNKEFEKTSSQIEGLINDAVKQFDSLQNQVQDPVRKLLKEVDELRDREMKRFNEEFERRLNEFHELQSAILERLGMTSKEAGKKAKKLTDEVSKEAKSAAKKTAPKKAAKKASAKKAPAKKSAAKPAAKKSAAKPAAKKPAAKTAKPVNKNDLTLVKGIGPATAKKMKDAGITSIDQIANPSDADQEKLKAFSGVKGFDQFSTEAKKIN, from the coding sequence ATGGCAAAGAAAGCCAAACAGAGCGTTGATAAGGTCGTAAAAAAGGTCAATAAGGAGTTCGAGAAAACGTCCTCCCAGATTGAAGGACTGATTAACGACGCAGTCAAGCAGTTCGACAGCCTGCAAAATCAGGTTCAGGATCCGGTTCGAAAGCTTCTGAAAGAGGTGGATGAACTCCGTGATCGTGAAATGAAGCGCTTTAACGAAGAGTTTGAACGTCGTCTGAACGAGTTTCATGAGCTTCAGAGCGCCATTCTCGAGCGGCTCGGGATGACATCCAAAGAGGCTGGCAAGAAAGCGAAAAAGCTGACAGACGAGGTCAGCAAGGAAGCCAAGTCGGCAGCCAAAAAAACCGCGCCCAAAAAAGCGGCAAAAAAGGCTTCGGCGAAAAAGGCTCCTGCGAAAAAGTCTGCGGCCAAGCCCGCTGCTAAAAAGTCTGCTGCCAAGCCGGCTGCTAAAAAGCCCGCAGCCAAAACTGCGAAGCCAGTGAACAAAAATGATCTGACCCTGGTGAAGGGTATCGGCCCTGCTACAGCAAAGAAAATGAAGGATGCCGGTATTACCTCCATCGACCAGATTGCCAATCCGTCAGATGCTGATCAGGAAAAGCTGAAGGCATTTTCCGGCGTAAAAGGATTTGACCAGTTCAGTACTGAAGCCAAGAAAATCAACTGA
- a CDS encoding bifunctional GNAT family N-acetyltransferase/carbon-nitrogen hydrolase family protein → MAHEELHLNLRNLTLNDYGQLQTLMDRIYDDIGGAWPEETIKALVEQFPDGQICIEDNGQLVAVALTVSVQYERFSNPHTYDDLILRNEKIWHNAKGDSLYGLDVFIHPEYRGYRLGRRLYEARKELCRSMNLRAILAGGRIPSYYKYSDQYSPAEYIERVDRKEIYDPILTFQLSNDFQVTRLMHKYLPEDEKSLGYATLLEWRNILYTPPSSVLNVKKTQVRLGAVQWQMREFTSVEEVLKQVEYFVDALSDYKSDFAVFPEFFNAPLMGLTDQMDQTRAIRFLAGFTEQFRDEMSDMAVSYNINIITGSMPLLEDDRVYNVSYLCHRDGRVDEQRKIHITPHERRDWVLEGGSEFEVFQTDAGRVAIMICYDIEFPELGRIAASQEVDVILVPFWTDTKNGYLRVRHCAQARAIENECYVAITGSVGNLPKVENLDVQYAQSSVFSPSDFAFPHDAVMAETTPNTEMIMFSDMDLEKLKLVRNEGSVTNLKDRRVDMYELKKK, encoded by the coding sequence ATGGCCCACGAAGAACTGCATCTTAACCTCCGCAATCTGACGCTGAACGACTATGGCCAGCTTCAGACGCTGATGGATCGGATTTATGACGATATCGGAGGAGCGTGGCCCGAGGAGACAATCAAGGCTCTTGTAGAACAGTTCCCGGATGGCCAGATTTGCATTGAAGACAATGGCCAGCTGGTGGCGGTTGCCCTGACTGTCAGCGTACAGTACGAACGCTTCAGTAACCCGCACACCTATGACGACCTTATCCTCCGGAACGAAAAGATCTGGCATAACGCCAAAGGCGATTCCCTTTACGGACTGGATGTATTTATTCACCCGGAATACCGGGGCTACCGTCTTGGTCGGCGCCTCTATGAGGCGCGAAAAGAGCTTTGCCGCTCCATGAATCTCAGGGCGATCCTCGCCGGAGGCAGAATTCCGAGCTACTACAAATACTCGGACCAATACTCCCCCGCAGAGTACATCGAGCGAGTAGATCGTAAGGAAATCTATGATCCGATTCTGACCTTCCAGCTATCCAACGATTTCCAGGTCACACGCCTGATGCACAAATACCTGCCGGAGGATGAGAAGTCCCTCGGGTATGCAACGTTGCTGGAATGGCGAAATATTCTCTATACCCCGCCGTCTTCAGTGCTCAATGTGAAGAAGACCCAGGTAAGACTGGGTGCAGTACAGTGGCAGATGCGTGAGTTCACGTCCGTTGAAGAGGTGCTGAAGCAGGTAGAGTATTTCGTAGATGCCCTGTCGGACTACAAAAGTGACTTCGCCGTGTTCCCGGAATTCTTTAACGCACCTCTGATGGGCCTGACCGACCAGATGGATCAGACGCGTGCGATCCGTTTCCTGGCTGGATTCACGGAGCAGTTCCGGGACGAAATGTCCGACATGGCTGTCAGCTACAACATCAATATAATTACCGGCTCGATGCCCCTGCTGGAAGATGACCGCGTTTATAACGTTTCTTACCTGTGTCACCGCGATGGCCGGGTGGACGAACAACGCAAGATTCATATCACACCGCACGAACGCCGGGACTGGGTACTTGAGGGTGGAAGCGAGTTCGAGGTATTCCAGACCGACGCCGGCCGGGTCGCGATCATGATCTGCTACGACATCGAGTTTCCCGAGCTTGGCAGGATCGCGGCCAGCCAGGAAGTGGATGTGATCCTGGTACCGTTCTGGACAGACACCAAAAACGGCTACCTGCGAGTTCGCCATTGCGCCCAGGCCAGGGCCATCGAAAATGAATGTTACGTGGCTATTACTGGCAGCGTTGGCAACCTGCCAAAGGTTGAAAACCTGGACGTCCAGTACGCCCAGTCGTCCGTATTCTCTCCATCGGACTTTGCCTTCCCCCACGATGCGGTCATGGCAGAAACAACTCCGAACACGGAAATGATCATGTTTTCCGACATGGATCTAGAGAAACTCAAGCTGGTTCGTAACGAAGGGTCTGTTACCAACCTGAAAGACCGGCGGGTTGATATGTACGAGTTGAAAAAGAAGTGA
- a CDS encoding PaaI family thioesterase has translation MALIDNIIGATGQWVAGTDPKATLATPLAWLRKTSGYAAVNRIIGLSIPFAPRNGFSVEEVTPGYVRAKIKLKGNKNHFGSMYAGAYFLVAEIPGGVLSLFDLGPAYTPILKEMTLQFMQPANSDVTVEFSLSPEQVTAILEEADTTGRAKFSLEGLLHDQEGNHVATSVAHYRVRKKGFKPAE, from the coding sequence ATGGCACTTATCGACAACATCATTGGCGCAACCGGACAGTGGGTCGCAGGCACAGACCCCAAGGCCACCCTGGCCACGCCGCTGGCATGGTTGAGAAAAACCAGTGGCTACGCTGCTGTAAACCGAATCATCGGTCTTTCCATCCCATTTGCACCTAGGAACGGGTTCAGCGTGGAGGAAGTAACGCCAGGTTATGTGCGGGCAAAAATCAAGCTGAAAGGCAACAAGAACCACTTCGGAAGTATGTATGCCGGGGCCTATTTTCTAGTCGCGGAGATTCCCGGTGGAGTGCTCTCGCTCTTTGACCTCGGGCCTGCCTATACACCGATCCTGAAAGAAATGACCTTACAGTTCATGCAGCCTGCAAATTCCGATGTCACCGTTGAATTCTCCCTTTCACCGGAGCAGGTCACAGCCATTCTCGAAGAGGCAGACACTACCGGAAGGGCTAAATTTTCGCTGGAAGGGCTGTTGCACGATCAGGAAGGAAATCACGTGGCCACGTCTGTCGCTCACTATCGGGTAAGAAAGAAAGGCTTCAAGCCGGCGGAGTGA
- the recQ gene encoding DNA helicase RecQ: MHFEQDFEQLATERPTASRKEPEQVLHEVFGYEAFRPLQGDIIREVVNGGDALVLMPTGGGKSLCYQVPALVRPGTAIVISPLIALMHDQVAALKELGVKAAFLNSTMDFEQARETEYALMTGELDLLYCAPERLIQTRTLDLLHDASISLFAIDEAHCVSQWGHDFRSDYLQLSMLASEFPGVPRIALTATADERTRKEIAERLTLTEARHFVSGFDRPNIQYRIAPKINANKQLLDFIKAEHDGDCGIVYCLSRNKVDATAKMLAGKGYTALPYHAGLPSEDRARHQERFLREDGVIIVATIAFGMGIDKPDVRFVAHLDLPKSLEAYYQETGRAGRDGKPSTAWMVYGLQDVIKLRQMLEASQGNDHFKRVERQKLDAMLGLCEVTRCRRQVLLRYFGDILEEPCGNCDTCLTPPETWDGTVAVQKALSCVYRTGQRFGVTYLIDVLRGSENERILQSGHHQVSTYGIGTELSSNEWKSVFRQLVANGFLRADPEGYGALQLTEECRALLKGERQVELRKDPVVKKTTGRSSGSRNGPGFSEQITDQAGWDALRACRKELADKQGVPPYVIFHDTTLFDMLERRPRNLDELAEVSGVGAAKLKKYGEIFLDAIVRLDRA, from the coding sequence ATGCACTTTGAACAGGATTTTGAACAACTGGCAACAGAACGTCCGACTGCGTCCCGAAAGGAGCCGGAACAGGTACTCCACGAAGTGTTCGGTTATGAGGCGTTCCGCCCCTTGCAGGGAGACATCATCCGGGAAGTGGTAAACGGCGGTGATGCGCTGGTTCTGATGCCGACCGGCGGCGGCAAGTCGTTGTGTTATCAGGTGCCAGCGCTGGTGCGCCCCGGGACCGCCATTGTCATTTCCCCGCTGATCGCACTTATGCACGACCAGGTTGCGGCCCTGAAAGAGCTCGGAGTAAAGGCCGCATTTCTGAACTCCACCATGGATTTCGAGCAGGCCAGGGAAACCGAATACGCCCTGATGACCGGCGAACTGGATCTCCTCTACTGCGCTCCGGAACGCCTGATCCAGACCAGAACCCTGGATCTGCTGCATGACGCTTCCATTTCATTGTTTGCCATCGATGAAGCGCACTGTGTTTCCCAGTGGGGCCATGATTTCCGTTCCGATTATTTGCAACTCAGTATGCTGGCTTCTGAGTTTCCCGGGGTGCCCCGCATCGCCCTCACTGCAACAGCCGATGAACGGACCAGGAAGGAAATTGCGGAACGGCTGACACTGACCGAGGCTCGCCATTTCGTTAGTGGCTTCGATCGTCCCAATATCCAGTACCGAATTGCCCCTAAAATTAATGCAAACAAACAGTTACTGGATTTTATTAAAGCGGAACATGATGGTGATTGCGGCATCGTTTATTGCCTGTCGCGCAACAAGGTGGACGCGACCGCAAAGATGCTGGCAGGTAAAGGCTACACCGCTCTGCCCTACCATGCTGGCCTGCCATCGGAAGATCGCGCCAGGCATCAGGAGCGATTTCTTCGGGAAGACGGCGTTATTATCGTGGCCACCATTGCCTTTGGTATGGGTATCGATAAGCCCGATGTCCGGTTTGTGGCCCACCTCGATCTGCCCAAAAGTCTGGAAGCCTATTATCAGGAGACTGGCCGGGCCGGCCGCGACGGAAAGCCGTCTACCGCCTGGATGGTTTATGGCCTGCAGGACGTGATCAAGCTACGGCAGATGCTTGAGGCCTCCCAGGGGAACGATCATTTCAAACGAGTGGAACGTCAGAAACTGGACGCCATGCTTGGTTTGTGCGAGGTGACCCGGTGCCGCCGCCAGGTCCTGCTGCGCTATTTCGGAGACATTCTGGAGGAACCTTGCGGCAACTGTGATACCTGTCTGACCCCACCAGAAACCTGGGATGGAACCGTTGCAGTTCAGAAAGCCCTCTCCTGCGTCTATCGCACGGGGCAGCGATTTGGTGTCACCTACCTGATTGATGTTCTCCGGGGATCCGAAAATGAACGCATTCTTCAGTCCGGTCACCACCAGGTTTCCACCTATGGAATCGGCACAGAGCTTTCCTCAAATGAGTGGAAATCCGTGTTCCGGCAACTGGTTGCAAACGGATTTTTAAGAGCCGACCCCGAGGGCTACGGTGCGCTTCAATTAACGGAAGAGTGTCGGGCGCTGCTGAAAGGCGAACGGCAGGTCGAATTGCGCAAGGACCCAGTCGTCAAAAAAACCACCGGCCGTTCTTCAGGAAGCCGCAATGGTCCGGGCTTCAGCGAGCAAATCACGGATCAGGCGGGTTGGGACGCATTGCGGGCCTGCCGTAAAGAACTGGCGGACAAACAGGGCGTGCCTCCCTATGTGATTTTCCACGACACCACCCTGTTCGACATGCTGGAGCGCAGGCCCCGCAATCTTGATGAACTGGCAGAGGTGAGCGGCGTCGGGGCCGCCAAGCTCAAAAAATATGGCGAGATTTTCCTGGACGCCATCGTTAGGCTTGATCGGGCCTGA
- a CDS encoding 1-acyl-sn-glycerol-3-phosphate acyltransferase — translation MQDFDAIRPYSDEETGPAIRRLVNDQEFLDMVGRFKSPTLARWAPAVLRVFVRRWLASHFGKYHRVDDLQAGLSSYVGELVDHTTTRVTASGLENLDKHSAHLFISNHRDIVFDPMVVNYLLFQNGFHTTRIAIGDNLLSNRVFAEMMRLNKSFVVRRNMTSPREMRDAYITLSAFINHSIETNQSIWIAQREGRAKDGLDFTDPAIIKMFYMSCKKSGLSFAEAMNRLHIVPVSIAYEYDPCDVDKAKELETRARTGSYTKTEGEDTDQIMRGLTGFKGHVHVHFGAPIMDCPETPKELSSRIDREMHANYHLHASNLAAHQLRGIHPEAHSTPERVSDSVVTAETWSPAELEAAEAELERRLDGCDAAIRPYLLDMYANPVTTALEANDDQQVTG, via the coding sequence ATGCAGGACTTTGATGCCATCCGTCCTTATTCGGACGAAGAAACCGGCCCGGCCATCCGTCGCCTGGTCAATGATCAGGAATTTCTGGATATGGTCGGCCGCTTTAAATCACCGACCCTTGCCCGGTGGGCTCCCGCAGTGCTGCGGGTGTTCGTCCGCCGCTGGCTGGCGAGCCATTTTGGCAAGTATCACCGGGTTGATGATCTACAGGCAGGGCTTTCCTCCTACGTTGGAGAACTGGTGGACCACACCACAACCCGGGTGACGGCCAGTGGCCTGGAGAATCTTGATAAACACAGCGCCCATCTGTTCATTTCGAACCACCGGGATATCGTGTTCGACCCGATGGTGGTGAATTACCTGTTATTCCAGAACGGTTTTCATACCACCCGGATTGCGATTGGAGACAACCTTCTTTCCAATCGCGTGTTCGCCGAGATGATGAGGCTGAATAAGAGCTTTGTTGTAAGACGGAACATGACCAGTCCACGGGAAATGCGCGATGCGTACATCACGCTCTCTGCGTTCATCAATCACAGCATTGAGACCAACCAAAGCATCTGGATCGCCCAGCGAGAGGGTCGGGCCAAAGACGGGCTGGACTTTACCGATCCTGCGATCATCAAGATGTTCTACATGAGCTGTAAAAAGAGCGGTTTGAGCTTCGCCGAAGCCATGAACCGTCTTCACATCGTGCCGGTGTCGATTGCCTATGAATACGACCCCTGCGATGTAGACAAGGCAAAGGAACTGGAAACGCGCGCACGAACCGGTAGCTACACCAAGACTGAGGGTGAAGACACCGATCAGATAATGCGCGGGCTTACAGGTTTCAAGGGCCATGTGCACGTGCATTTCGGTGCACCTATCATGGATTGCCCTGAGACACCGAAAGAACTGTCTTCCCGCATCGACCGGGAAATGCACGCTAATTACCATCTGCATGCGTCTAACCTGGCCGCCCATCAGCTTCGGGGCATTCACCCGGAAGCACACTCCACGCCGGAACGGGTCAGTGATTCGGTAGTAACGGCAGAAACCTGGTCTCCTGCTGAACTGGAAGCAGCCGAAGCCGAGCTGGAACGGCGTTTGGATGGCTGTGATGCGGCAATCCGTCCCTATCTTCTCGACATGTATGCCAACCCGGTCACTACTGCGCTGGAAGCCAATGACGACCAGCAGGTCACCGGCTGA
- a CDS encoding alpha/beta hydrolase: MQDLEYIELETAPGPTATVIWLHGLGASGHDFEPVVPELGLPEDAAVRFIFPHAPNMPVTINGGMTMPAWYDIKAMDIDRIVDTDQLMSSAGSVGKLVDREIERGVPAEKIIIAGFSQGGAVAYELGLSYPKRLAGVLALSTYFATAKTIQVSEANAEIPISIYHGSFDPVVPESLGVRSVETLKAMGFSPTYQTFPMEHSVCLEEVLDIGRFIRKHVL; the protein is encoded by the coding sequence GTGCAGGATCTTGAGTATATTGAACTGGAAACCGCCCCTGGCCCAACGGCCACAGTGATCTGGCTGCACGGCCTTGGTGCCAGCGGGCACGATTTTGAACCGGTGGTTCCCGAACTGGGTTTGCCAGAGGATGCCGCGGTACGATTTATTTTTCCGCATGCTCCGAATATGCCCGTTACGATCAACGGCGGTATGACAATGCCGGCCTGGTACGACATTAAGGCCATGGACATTGATCGGATCGTGGACACCGATCAGTTAATGAGTTCCGCCGGGTCGGTTGGAAAGCTGGTAGACCGGGAAATAGAGCGTGGAGTGCCTGCAGAAAAAATCATCATTGCCGGATTTTCGCAGGGTGGGGCGGTTGCCTATGAACTGGGGCTGAGCTACCCGAAGCGTCTGGCCGGTGTTCTTGCCTTGTCCACCTATTTCGCAACGGCAAAAACGATTCAGGTCTCTGAGGCAAACGCCGAGATTCCCATCAGCATCTATCATGGCAGCTTTGACCCGGTCGTTCCGGAATCACTCGGTGTCCGGAGTGTGGAAACCCTCAAGGCGATGGGATTCAGCCCGACCTATCAGACCTTCCCCATGGAACACAGCGTGTGTCTTGAGGAAGTTCTGGATATCGGCCGCTTCATCCGTAAACACGTGCTCTAA